The following are encoded in a window of Deinococcus humi genomic DNA:
- a CDS encoding NAD(P)H-dependent glycerol-3-phosphate dehydrogenase — MSALPVLGAGGWGTALAVSAARSGQDVVLWARRQELVAELEQTRVNADYLPGVALPETLRLTADLDGAVRGADFALVVVPSVGVLPLLEQLPRRLGVVLCAKGLAPDGGQLTALARELGFARVAVLSGPNHAEEIGRGLPAATVVASADQPLALAVQSALMSPALRVYTSADETGVELGGVLKNVMALAAGLVDGLGLGDNAKAALITRGLREMRRYLLALGAQEDTVYGLSGLGDLVATATSRHSRNRAAGEAIARGQNPAQGGQVVEGLRTAGLLDAWAGAHGHDLPIVRAVARVASGEWTPDVGIASLMERDARAEEHG, encoded by the coding sequence ATGAGCGCCCTTCCCGTGCTGGGGGCAGGCGGCTGGGGCACGGCGCTGGCCGTGAGCGCGGCGCGGAGTGGCCAGGACGTGGTCCTGTGGGCCCGTCGCCAGGAGCTGGTGGCCGAACTGGAGCAGACCCGCGTGAACGCCGACTACCTGCCGGGCGTGGCTCTGCCCGAGACCCTGCGCTTGACCGCTGACCTGGATGGGGCCGTTCGCGGGGCCGACTTCGCCCTGGTGGTGGTGCCCAGCGTGGGCGTCCTGCCGCTGTTGGAGCAGCTTCCACGCCGGCTGGGGGTGGTGTTGTGCGCCAAGGGTCTCGCGCCGGACGGTGGGCAACTGACGGCCCTGGCCCGTGAACTGGGGTTTGCGCGGGTGGCGGTGCTGAGCGGACCCAACCATGCCGAGGAAATCGGGCGTGGCCTGCCCGCCGCCACGGTGGTGGCCAGCGCGGACCAGCCGCTGGCCCTGGCCGTGCAGTCGGCGTTGATGTCCCCGGCCCTGCGCGTGTACACCAGCGCCGATGAGACCGGCGTGGAACTGGGCGGTGTGCTGAAGAACGTGATGGCCCTGGCCGCCGGACTGGTGGACGGCCTGGGGCTGGGCGACAACGCCAAGGCCGCCCTGATCACCCGTGGCCTGCGCGAGATGAGGCGTTATCTGCTGGCTCTGGGGGCACAGGAGGACACCGTGTACGGGCTGAGCGGGCTGGGTGATTTGGTCGCCACCGCCACCAGCCGCCACAGCCGCAACCGCGCGGCGGGCGAGGCGATTGCGCGCGGTCAGAATCCAGCCCAGGGTGGACAGGTGGTGGAGGGCCTGCGGACGGCGGGCCTGCTGGACGCCTGGGCGGGCGCCCACGGTCATGATCTCCCTATCGTGCGGGCGGTGGCGCGGGTGGCCTCAGGCGAGTGGACACCGGACGTGGGCATCGCCAGCCTGATGGAACGCGACGCCCGGGCAGAGGAACACGGGTAG